The region CCCGTGCCAGCGATGCTTTGACCGACGGAGAGGCCGGAGACGTCGAAGCCGGTGAGGTTGATGGTGTTGGTGCTGTTGCTGAGGGTGACGGCATTGAGGGTGGCACCGGCAGCTTGAAGGATTTCCACAACGCCACCAGTGAGGTTGGTGTCGCCGGTATGGGTGCTCGCTCCGCCGAGGCGCAGGCGTCCGGTGTTGCTTTTGGTGACGGCGAGGCTGCCAGCGAAGGTGCCGTTGAAAAGGGTGGTGCTGGTTTGGTTGATGGTGAGGGTGGCGGGGCCGCCGCCAGCGCGTTCAACGGTGCTGGTGATGATGCCGGGATTGATGCTGGCCTGGTTGACCTGGGTGACGCTTTGATTGAAACCGTTGAGATCGAGGGTGGAGGCGGCGGTTCCGTAGTTGACGCCCATTTGCAGCGAAGTGACGGGCAGGGCGTTGTCGACGCCAAGGACGAGTCTGCTTCCGCTTCCCAAGGTGGTGCCGTTCCAAATGTTGCCCGCGACATTGACGTTGATGGTGCCGCCCTGGTCGCTGTAGAATGAACCTCCTCCGAGGTTGATGGGGGTGGTGTTGAAATTGACGGTGCCGCTGTTGAGGTTGAAGACGATCTGGTTGCCATTGCCGGTGACACCGCCATTGATGTTCAACACCTGACCGGAGCCGCCGGTGCCGAGGCGCAACTGGCCCTGGAGGGTGATGGTGCCGGTGATGGTGTTGTTGTTGCCGGAGCTGGTGCTGAGCATGCGGGCGTAGAGATTGGTGGGGTCGCCGCCGACAAAGGTGAAGTTTTCCGCAATGGTGACGTTGTTGCCGAGCGTGAGGAAACCTCCGCCTGCGGTGTAAACGGTGGTGCCTGCGCCGACACCGGTGGAGCCGAGTGCCTCGCTGTGGGTGACGTTCAGAAATCCGCGGCTGATGACGGTTTCTCCGGTGTAGCTGTTGGCGTTGGAGAGGGTGACGGTGCCGTCGCCAGCCTTGATCACCTTGGAGGGGTTCACGCCGTTGTCGCTGATGCTGCCGCTAATGACGATGCTGCGGGTGCTGTCCGGTGCGCTGAGGATAAGTTCATTGGTGCTGCCGATGGTGGCATTTCCGCTGAGGGTGAGAATGCCGGTGCCGCCGTTGAGGATGCCGTTGGCGGTGTAGTCGCCGCTGATGGTGGCGGCTGCGCCGGTGTAACGTAGGGTGTTGAAGGTGGTGGCTGCGCCGAATGCGCCACTGGCACCGGTCTGGTAATTGGTGGTGCTGCTGGTGAGGGTGTCGAGGGCGGAATTGGCGGTGGTGTAAGTGTAGGCCTCGATCTGGTTGGTGGTGAGGTTGCGGGTGGCGTAGGAGGTGCTGGCTGCGGTGCCGAAGGTGGCCCAGGGACCGATGATGCCACTGGCGTCGACGGCGATGTTGGGGGCGATGACGGAACCAGCGCCACGAATGTTAAGGGTTGCACCGGCATTGCGGGTGAAGGTGCCGCTGTTGTGGGTGAAGGTGCGTCCGGTGTTGATGTTCCAGATTTGTCCGGAGTTGGCGAGCAGCGCGAGGTTGGTCTGGATGGTAAGACTGGTGAGGTCGGCGCTGCTGAGATCGATGGTGGAGTCGTTGTTCGGGTATCCACCGCTGGCAGAGCCTTGGTTGACGCCGCCGAGAGTGAGCGTGCCGACGCCGCTGATGACGACCGTTCCAGTGGTGTTGAGGAGTTCGATGCCCAGCCAGGTGCGGCTGGTGGCGAGGTCATTAACGAGAGAACTGGTGTTGTTCCAGCGGGCAATGTCGTTGGTGCCTGGAAGGCCACTCCATGCGCCCGCTTGGTCGATGGTGATGGCGTCGCCGTCGCGCGTTTGGATGGCGGCTTGAGTTGCGGAAGCAAGTCCGGTGAAGAGCAGCGCTC is a window of Phragmitibacter flavus DNA encoding:
- a CDS encoding beta strand repeat-containing protein — translated: MAFKPSSISISILRALLFTGLASATQAAIQTRDGDAITIDQAGAWSGLPGTNDIARWNNTSSLVNDLATSRTWLGIELLNTTGTVVISGVGTLTLGGVNQGSASGGYPNNDSTIDLSSADLTSLTIQTNLALLANSGQIWNINTGRTFTHNSGTFTRNAGATLNIRGAGSVIAPNIAVDASGIIGPWATFGTAASTSYATRNLTTNQIEAYTYTTANSALDTLTSSTTNYQTGASGAFGAATTFNTLRYTGAAATISGDYTANGILNGGTGILTLSGNATIGSTNELILSAPDSTRSIVISGSISDNGVNPSKVIKAGDGTVTLSNANSYTGETVISRGFLNVTHSEALGSTGVGAGTTVYTAGGGFLTLGNNVTIAENFTFVGGDPTNLYARMLSTSSGNNNTITGTITLQGQLRLGTGGSGQVLNINGGVTGNGNQIVFNLNSGTVNFNTTPINLGGGSFYSDQGGTINVNVAGNIWNGTTLGSGSRLVLGVDNALPVTSLQMGVNYGTAASTLDLNGFNQSVTQVNQASINPGIITSTVERAGGGPATLTINQTSTTLFNGTFAGSLAVTKSNTGRLRLGGASTHTGDTNLTGGVVEILQAAGATLNAVTLSNSTNTINLTGFDVSGLSVGQSIAGTGLDGNTFITAINYGTKVITLSRNTQGTAAAELRNLTFGSLTGSVASSTVNLATPGGIEFGHATTSTSFGGLKGNQNLSLNNLATNAVALTLGANNQNTVYTGALSGSGSITKEGTGISEFGGNSTHTGNTTINAGTFLATNTAGSATGAGSVFVNNTATLGGTGSITGGNAQSISLGSTSQLMIGRSHNLLSDGAQTLTLGNSTAVNNVGITVSGDILFDLYGTDSDQLDLFTTGTTDLTSATILLAGFDSASWVEGQTWKLIDWSGTAEANRATAGIALGTTGLNGFNFTQDIRADGYYITASAIPEPSRALLLLVGSLLLAYRRKR